The Pseudodesulfovibrio sp. zrk46 genome contains a region encoding:
- a CDS encoding RNA polymerase sigma factor: MESFLKSIEGKAYRMALMQCSHPDDALDLVQDAMFKFVDKYATKPKEQWKPLFYTILNNRIKDLYRKRTVRRKWRMWFSSDKDSDGVDVDPIQTMPDENGIDPEHATKVGDAFELLETVVKTLPQRQQQAFLLRTWEEMSVAETAQAMGCSEGSVKTHYSRAVHTLRDQLGDHWP, encoded by the coding sequence ATGGAATCGTTCCTGAAATCCATCGAAGGAAAAGCATACCGGATGGCGCTGATGCAATGCAGCCATCCGGATGATGCTCTTGATCTCGTGCAGGATGCCATGTTCAAGTTTGTGGACAAATATGCCACAAAGCCGAAAGAACAGTGGAAACCGCTCTTTTACACCATCCTGAACAACCGCATCAAAGACCTGTACCGGAAACGGACGGTGCGCCGTAAATGGCGGATGTGGTTCTCCTCGGACAAGGACAGCGACGGGGTCGACGTCGATCCCATCCAGACCATGCCCGATGAGAACGGAATCGACCCGGAGCACGCCACCAAGGTGGGGGACGCCTTTGAACTGCTGGAGACGGTGGTCAAGACCCTGCCCCAACGGCAGCAGCAGGCGTTCCTGTTGCGCACCTGGGAAGAGATGAGTGTGGCGGAGACGGCCCAGGCCATGGGCTGCTCTGAAGGATCGGTAAAAACCCACTACTCCCGCGCCGTGCATACGCTGCGGGACCAACTTGGGGACCATTGGCCATGA